CTGAGCGCCGGCTGTCGGCTTCGGCAAGATCGCCTGATAGACCTTATAATTACGGCGCACTAGGCGCACGTACTCGCGGGTCTCAGTGTAAGGAATCATCTCTACGAAGAGATCGATGTTTTTCGTTTGATAGCGCTTCTGCCACTGGCGAACCGCCGCGGGACCGGCATTATAAGCCGCTAAGGCGAGTTCTACAGAACCGAAGTCATTAATCAGCTGAGCGAGGAACTCAGAGCCTGCATGAATATTCACATTCGGATCAACGAGATCCTTCTGCTTCTTCACGCCGAAGTTCTTCGCAGTCGGATAAATCAGCTGCATTAAACCCGCTGCCCTCGCACGACTACGAGCCATCGGATTAAACGCACTTTCCTGACGGATCAAAGCTTTCACCAGAACCGGGTCCGTGTTTTTGCTGTTTTCTAAAATTTGATTCCAGTAACGAACCGGGAAAAGCAGATTGGCCACTGCCGGAGTCGCCATCTCAGGATGTTCGCCGAGGAATTTATGCAGCGTTTGGAATACCGGCAGATCGGCCCCAGCAAAATTCATCATCACCAGCATCGAAGTCTGAAACGGCACAGGCAAAGCGCGCAATTTATCGTAATTGATTTTGCTTGCCAGATACTGAATCGTCTCCGGCTGGTTCTTTTCATAGAGCTCGACAAACGACGCCAGCAATCGGTCCCAGTCTTCAGATCCGCTCTTCGTACCGAGAGTCCAGCGATAACTGCCACGCTCTACATTTTTGGCATCGCCGAGCAAAATCCCGTAGCCGCCCCACGGATTGCGCTCTGCCACATTCGCCGCACCACCCGAGCAGAAACTGCGCAAGTAATTCAAACGATCACTCACACCACGCTCGACCGTATCAGGAAATTTACCAAGATATTCCGTCGCTTTATTACAATCACCTTTTTGAATCGCAAAGACGGCCAGTTTAAACAGGCTTTCCTGGCGCGAGAACGCCTGGCACACCAAGCCTTTTTCATGCAACGCTTGCGAAGACGCCATCGCCCCTTCTTCTGGGAAATCGATTTCCAAAGTCATCGCCATGGCTTGAGCTTCCACCGCTTGACCACAATGGAAGTTCTCACCCTGCAATTGCGTTGCATAGTGCGCACGGCGCGCCGGAGTCCATTCACGGAATTTACGAATAAACGCTGTCAGAACATTGCGATCTTTAGGAATCGCCTGCGTGATACGCTCGGCACGAATCGCTGTCGGCAATTGCGCCGCAGGATCACGGCCATTCAAGCCGTCATAACTTTTTGCTGTCACTTGCGTTTTCAAATAGGCCACTGTCGGTGTGGCACCTTGCTGGAGTGCTTGGTCTAACTCCACCGCTCCATCAGATGCGGGGATCAAGACGGGAACCGCCGCCGGACGACGTTCTTTGCTGGCACAGGCCGAAACAACCAAAAGCGAAGTGATCAGTATTTTGCGCATAAATACTTATCGGCAGAATGCGATTTTCTTTAAGGTTTTACCGACCGTACAACAAGAGGATAACAGTTCTTTTGGCGGCTTCTGCATCACTCAGAGACGGAGTGATCTTTTTCATCATTCCCGAGATCGAAGACGTGGTCTTCGTCCAGTGGCCTTTAGGCTGGACAGCCCCGGCTGAGGAGAAAAAATCGGAGCCTAGGAGAAAAAATCGATGATTTCGTCTTTTCTTTTCATCGTATCTTCGTAGCCGGCCTCCAGAAGCGTTCTGATGTACTGGGGCTCAAAAGAGAGATAACTCAATAAATCAGTACCACGATCTTCCTTAAGTCCAATGCCCTTTAGCAGAAATCGCAAT
The sequence above is drawn from the Bdellovibrionales bacterium genome and encodes:
- a CDS encoding lytic transglycosylase domain-containing protein produces the protein MRKILITSLLVVSACASKERRPAAVPVLIPASDGAVELDQALQQGATPTVAYLKTQVTAKSYDGLNGRDPAAQLPTAIRAERITQAIPKDRNVLTAFIRKFREWTPARRAHYATQLQGENFHCGQAVEAQAMAMTLEIDFPEEGAMASSQALHEKGLVCQAFSRQESLFKLAVFAIQKGDCNKATEYLGKFPDTVERGVSDRLNYLRSFCSGGAANVAERNPWGGYGILLGDAKNVERGSYRWTLGTKSGSEDWDRLLASFVELYEKNQPETIQYLASKINYDKLRALPVPFQTSMLVMMNFAGADLPVFQTLHKFLGEHPEMATPAVANLLFPVRYWNQILENSKNTDPVLVKALIRQESAFNPMARSRARAAGLMQLIYPTAKNFGVKKQKDLVDPNVNIHAGSEFLAQLINDFGSVELALAAYNAGPAAVRQWQKRYQTKNIDLFVEMIPYTETREYVRLVRRNYKVYQAILPKPTAGAQTLSGM